The genomic interval GGGCCAGGAGCGGTCAGTTTGAGGGCGATCGCTACCCCCAAAAACAGTGGCGATAGCACAATTAGCCCCAGAAAAGCTCCTACGAAATCCATCATTCGCTTGAGGCGGTAGTCCCAACCGTTGAGAAAGGGAACTTCCAACCGCAGGGTCGGTAAACCAGCAATCACTTCCGGGATGCCGCGACGATGTAGCACCTCCAGGCTAGATGGCATTAACCGGAGGGTAATGTCTGCCCGCCGAAGTTGCCAGTACAGACTGGAAGCCAGTTCCGTTTGGGGCAAACTTTCCGCCAGCACTTCCTTTGCTTTGGAATTCAAAATTGCCTGAATTGTGTCAGGGCTACTGGCAGCAGCAGCAAGCGCAGTCCCAACCACCTGGTAGCGGGAGCGCCGCTTCAACACATGGGTCAGAATGGTGAGCCGTTCCCCAGAGGCAATTAAAAAGATGGGCACCTGCGCCTGAGTCCGTTCAAATTGCTTTAAAGCCAGTGCAATCACAAGTCGAAAGCCAATGACGAGTGCCACACTGCTGAACCAGGCGGTGAAAAAGAGCGATCGGGGTGCATCCAGTTTTGGATCGTAGAAATAGCTGAGAACCAGGGACAACAGGTATACGAGGCTGACCAATTTCCCCGATCGAAGGTAATTTTTCCACTGGGTAGAAGAACTATAAAGCCCATTGCCAGCAAACAAAACCAGTGTCACCGCCGCAAACACCCAAAACAGACTGGGCAACCCCAACCAGACAAACCAGTCAAGCTGCTGGGGCAGGGGAGAATAAAACTGGTTCAGGTGTCTGGCAAGATGCCACGCCAGCGCCAGCGCCAGCACATCCCCCAGTAGCAGGATCGTGATCCGATACCACTGCTCAGCTATTCTGCCGGAAAAAGTAAATTTCCGAGGGGCACGAATATCCGTGGGTTGTCTATAGGGTTCACCCGAAAAACCATCCATAGAAGCACCTGGGGGCATTGAAAAGGAAGCATGCTCAGTATTCCGCAAATCGTTGGAAAAACTGACTCCTGTTTGCAAGAATTTTTAGGGGCAGGGGTCAGGAGTCAGGGGTCAGTCAGGTATCAGGGGTCAGGGGTTAGAAAGAGGATAAATAAAAAGCATCCCCATCCCTCATCCTTTATCCCTCATCCTTCATCCTTCATCCTTTCCCCCTTCCCCTTTCCCTCAACAACTGCATCCCAAACAACACCACAAAAGCAGGATTATTAATCAGATAGCGTTGCCATAGGCGGCGCGGCTCCATTGCAAAACGGTAGAGCCATTCCAATCCGCGTGCCATCATCCAACGGGGTGCCTGGGAAACTTCTCCGCTGTGAAAGCTGAAGGCTGCCCCAACGCCAATCATAACGGCTTGCAGGTTGCCCTGCTGGCGGGCCATCCATTCTTCCTGCTTGGGGCAGCCTAAACCCACCAGTACTACGGTGGCACCAGACCTGTGAATTCGTTCAATGTCTTGGGTCTCTTCTTGGGGAGTCAGGGGGCGGAAGGGAGGAGAATGGCTGCCGACGATCGCGAGTGTTGGAAACCACTGTTTGAGATTTTGTTGAAGTGCTTCCAGGGTCGCTTTTGTCCCACCATAAAGATAAATCGGGATGCCAGCATCGGCAGCCCGTTCACACCAAGCCAGCATCAAATCTGGTCCATAAACTCGCGGTTGATCTTTAATTCCTAACCGCCGTAATCCCCAGACCAGTGGCATCCCATCTGGGGTTACCAGCGCTGCCCCGTTCACCAGATTCTGAAATGCCCGATTCCAATAAGCGGTCATCACTACATGCACATTTGCTGCCACAACGTAACAAGAGGTTTTGGTTGCTGCCCAGGATTGGATGCGATCGCAGGCATCCTCATAGCGGGTTGCATCAATGCGAGTCCCTAAAATGAAACGAGAAGGAATCGGAGACATCAGGAGAAGGAAATTGAGAAAGTAATCATTGAAACTAAATTCAAATTATGATCCTGCAATTACAGGTTTCCCAAAACTTCAGTCAGATTAGGGGTATGGGGCTAAAACTTCAGAATCCCTTGAAGACAGACGCATTTAGGCTTTAGCAGACCTGGGAGAATTAGAGCTATCCGCTATCAGTGGTCAGCAAAAAGCTGACAGCGGGCTGTTACCGCTTAATGATTAAGTTTCGCTCCTAATTGATTTAGGGCTGCTATTGCTGTGCTTAAAGTTTCTTAAAATATCTGGCAACCGGGAACAGCTCGAATCCTGCTTTTTCATAGGTATAACGCGCTGGGGCATGACCGGGATCACCTCCTGTTTCAACCATCGCAATCGCCATTCCAGCATTTTTCATCCGGTCAAGGGCAAACTCTACCAGTGCACTGCCAATACCCTGACCTTGGAAGTCTGGATCGACCGCAACCATATAGATTTCACCCATGCTATCTTCTGGGTGTAGCTTCACGGCTACAAAGCCGACCGCCAAACCTGAGTCGATCGCAACCCAGACCTGCGTGTCTTCCGCAGCGCATACATCCTCAATCGCTTTTTGCTGGTTAACACGCCAATCCTTGGGATAGAACGCCCGATAAACATCAGCGTTCATCGCCTTCTGAATTGAATCAAAAACCGGAGTCCAAGCTCGCAGGGAAAGACAAATCACAGCATCAAGGTGGCAAGGTTTGTAGGGTTCAATCTGCATACACTTTGGTTTTTGTCAGAAATCACATGAGTAGTTTAAGCGCACCTTTGGTTGGTTGATGCACTGTCATCGTTTAGTCAGGGATTATGAGCGATTACCAGAGACATCCGAGGCTTTTATCTGCTTGGCCATGATCCGTATTATGGTCAGGCGGTTGGCATAAATTTTGACCCCTCAAATCTTTTCAAACATCCTCTTAACTCATCACGCTGACTTAGACCTGAACTTTTTAAACATTCTCTGCAAAAAGAGTACCCCGGCGGGTAATAGTTAAGGCTTTAAAGTTTCTTCAAAATGGCAATTAAAGATAGCTTCTACCTGACTTCAAGGTTTTAGCGAACTATTAATTGACAAAGGGAATTACGCAATGCCTACACTAACTTTCTGGGAAATTACGTGTAACCAAATTAAACCTGCGGGTGGAGCAATTGAGCTATATATCCCAACCAGTCAAAATCAAACAGATGCAAATTCCCCAAACCAGAAGGGATTAAAGATTTGGAAAGGGACAAAACCCATGATTCCAGGGCAGATTGTGAACTTTAATGCCCTACCCCCAGACCAAAAACCTGTTCCCGTCAGCTTTATCAATCCTGTTAGAATTACGCTTTGGGACGTTAAGCATCAATTTCCTGTCAAAACCATTGAAATCAACCCTACAAATGTAAATTCAAGTTACACTTTCGAGTATTTTGGCGGAAAATATACCTTGAATTGTGTATTAACTGCCGATAGTGGGGTTTTAGTTGCTTGAAGTTTATGCTCTAAAATGAACTCCGCGTAGGGGTTCTAGGGCGTGCTTTAAAACCTTCGGGTTCGTTTCCTTGACGCTTGGTGATCCCCCTAAATCCCCCTTAAAAAGGGGGACTTTGAATGGTTTGGGCTCCCTCCTTTTTAAGGAGGGTTGGGGAGGATCAAGGGTTTTCAAGCACTGCCTAGGGCGTCAGCTACTTAATCTCCAAAGATTGGGTTTCTTTGAGTTGTTGAGCTTACAAAATTCTGGTACTTCCAGAACAGAAACCCGATTGATTGACCAACGCTCCAGAGTTTAAGCGGGACTCACGCAAAGATTCCCAGCTTCTATGACGAAGTAATTTGTACGCTGTTGGATCTTTGCCAGAAGTCAGGAATCTGAGTTCTTTATCGTCAGTTCTGTTCGTTAGTCGTTGTTGAATTCGTTTGTTGTAACGGAGCCTAACAATATGCCGATTCTAGACATTAATAAAATTACTTGCAATAACCGGAAAAGTACCGGAGGTCCGATTCAGTTGCGGGTAATAGTTCCCAATCCTCCTAACCAGCCACCACCCTGGGGGGAAGCAAAATCTTTTCTCACAAATGAATTTGTAGATTTCGATGCGTTACCATCCTCTCAACAGCCAAATCCGATTCCTTTTATTAATCCAATTCGGGTTGAACTCTGGGACGATAGGTATGCAACTAAAGTTGACGAGATCGAGATTCGTCCGACCAATGTTGGTTCATCCCCAGCTAGCCCACCCGCTCAACCAACTTTTACCTATTTTGGTGGGTCTTACACCTTGAACTATGTAGTCGCCGCTAATGCCGCAGGACTGCTTCTCGCCTACGTGGTGTCAGCGTTCACATTAGTTACCACTTTTTTAGCCGACTTTACCCGATTAACACTTGAAACCGCCCGTAGTTTCTTGAGGTTGATTATTGCGCCTTTTCGCCGTTCGATCGGAGATAGAAATAATGGTACGGAAGCCTTCTCAACAGATGATTCGAAGCCATTAGATCTAGATAATGGAGGCTGAATTGATTCAGAGGAATGATTCAGACAAAATCCACCGATAATTATCAAAATCCACCGATAATTATGTCGATCGCAATCAACAGGTAAGCATGAGATGGGTTATTCGGATAGCTCAAATTGCTGGCAGTATTTTATGGGTCAGCCTGCCGGTAAACGTTTCTACTCAGGCACAACAAATTGTGCCAGATACAACTCTGGGCAATGAAAGTTCTGTCCTGAGAACAAATGTGAATGTGAATGGCTCTTTGTCCGATCGCATCGATGGCGGTGCCAGACGAGGTAGTAATCTCTTTCACAGCTTTTCAGAATTTGGGGTGAGGGAAGGACAAAGGGTCTATTTCAACAATCCGGCAGGAGTGATTAACATTCTGGGGCGGGTAACCGGATCAAACCTATCCAATATTCTGGGGACGCTTGGTGTTACGGGGGGAACTGCAAACCTGTTTCTGATAAATCCTAACGGAATTCTCTTCGGGCAAAATGCCCGTCTAGATGTAGGTGGTTCCTTTGTTGCCAGCACAGCCAGAAGTTTGACCTTTGCAGATGGAACTCAATTTGTTGCGGCTCCTGCACAGTCACAACCCTTACTAACCATATCAACCCCAATTGGCTTGCAGTTTGGAACCGCTCCTCAGGCAATTTCTGTGATTGGACTGGATGGCTTGCTGAGTAATCTTACTGGGCTTGGTTTGCGGGTTCCAAATGGAAAGACCCTGGCACTGATAGGGGGTAATGTGACCCTGGAGGGTGGATTGTTGACCGCACCAGGGGGGCACGTTGAATTAGGTGGCCTCGCTGGTGCTGGAACCGTGGGCTTAAGTGATAGTAATGGCAGTTTGCGGCTGCGTTTTCCCCCTAATGTAGAGTGGGCAAATGTATCTCTCACCAGCTCAGTGAATCGGTTTCCCGACGAAGGTGGGCCTGTCCGCATTGGTGGAAACAACAGTGGCGATAACATTTCAATTAATGCCAATGTTCTCTTATTGAACGGTGGAACTTTCAATAGCACTTCCAATACTGGTAATAGTGGCAATATTGAGGTTAATGCTACGTCGGTCTATTTAAGAAACAAGGCTGAAATTGATTCTAGTAACTCTGGTGGAGCAGAAGCCGGAACTGTGAATATTCAAGCTCGTGAGAACGTTTTTATTGAAGGTGAAAGCACCCTCTCTAGCCGAACCGATGGACAGGGCAACGGGGGAAATATTCGAATCGAAGCTGGCTCCCTCTCTATTGCAAGTGGAGGTCGCTTAACAAGTTCCACCACTGGGTCGGGGAACGCGGGAAAAATCTCTTTAATCGTTCGAGATGCAACAACGATCGTCAATAGTTCAATTAACAGTTCGGCTGGAGTCTCACTTGGAGGAGCTTTTGGAGATGCAGGTGACATCGAGATTCAAACCGGAACGCTTTCCATGACAGATGGGGCAGGCTTTTTTACCGCAAATACGGGCGAGAAGAGAGCAGGAAACATCACCATTAACGCCCGTGATAGCGTCTCGCTGAACAAAAGTTACATCTTCAATCCAAATCCTAACAATGGTGTAAGTGGCAGCATCAATATTAATGCCAAATCCTTCTCCTCGGTTGATAGTGCCCTCATCGTTGCCACCTTTGGAAGTAGCGATGCAGGAAGCATTTCAATTAACACTTCTGAATCCGTCATCGTTTCCAGTGTTAACCCAGATCTCAATCAGCTTGCGGGTATTCGGTTAACGACACCAGGGATCTATACCAGTACAACTGCTGGTGGAAAGGCTGGAAACTTAACGATTAAAACTGGAGTACTTCAGGTACGAGGTGGGGCAAGGTTATCTGCCTCTACTTCAGGACCGGGCGAGGGAGGAGCATTGACGATCAATGCTGCCTCTATGGAGCTAAATGGTACTTCGGCGAATGGTCAATCTCCTAGCGGCTTGTTTACTGAAACTTTGGGCGCTGGACCGGCTGGAAATATGATATTAACCGTTGATCAGCTCAATATTCAGAATGGGGCTCAAATTTCAGCCTCAACCTCTGGTACAGGGCGACCTGGGGATATTTCAATCCGCAATGCGAACTCAGTTAATCTCTCGAATGGCTCTATCTCCACTGCGGTGAATCAGCGTGCTGTGGTGAACTCGGCTGAAGGACGAGGTAATATTGAAATTCAAACCCGCAACCTTGCTTTAGACGGCGATCGTGCTCAAATTACCGCCAGTACATTTGGGCAGGGAGATGCGGGCAATATTCGTGTTCAGGCTAATTCCGTTGCTCTGAATAATGGTGCTTCGATTTCAACTGCGGTGAATCAGGGCGCGATTGGTCAGGGGGGCAACATTAACATTCAAACTGGGGACATCGCTCTGAGCAATGGTGCTCAAATTACTGCCAGAACGGAAGGACAGGGAACAGCAGGCAATATCACAATCACCGCCAATACTTTTGATGCCACCCGTGGAGGACAACTTCGCACGTCCACCGCAAGCGGTAGTAATGCAGGCAATATCACCTTAAACCTGCGCGATCGCCTCGACCTTTCAGGCGCAAATACGGGTTTATTTGCAGATACCGAACAGGGTTCCACAGGGGAGGGAGGTAGCATCTTCATCGACCCCAGAACTGTCATGATTCGCGATGGGGCGAGGATTGCCGTGAATAGTGAAGGATTTGGGAGGGGGGGAGATATCTATCTGCAAGCGGGAAGATTGACCCTGGATAACCAGGCAAAGATTTCAGCCGAAACTGCCAGCAATCAAGGCGGCAATATTACCCCTGCAACTACAAGACCTCCTGTTGCTCCGCGATCGTAGTCTAATTTCTGCAACCGCAGGCACCGCTCAAGCAGGTGGGGATGGAGGCAACATTTATATCAATGCCCCTTTTATTGTCTCGGTTCTTGCAGAAAACAACGATATCCGGGCAAATGCTTTCACAGGCAGGGGCGGTAATGTAACCATCAATGCTGAGGGAATTTTTGGGATTCAACCCCAATTATTTGATACCCCCG from Kovacikia minuta CCNUW1 carries:
- a CDS encoding sugar transferase, producing the protein MDGFSGEPYRQPTDIRAPRKFTFSGRIAEQWYRITILLLGDVLALALAWHLARHLNQFYSPLPQQLDWFVWLGLPSLFWVFAAVTLVLFAGNGLYSSSTQWKNYLRSGKLVSLVYLLSLVLSYFYDPKLDAPRSLFFTAWFSSVALVIGFRLVIALALKQFERTQAQVPIFLIASGERLTILTHVLKRRSRYQVVGTALAAAASSPDTIQAILNSKAKEVLAESLPQTELASSLYWQLRRADITLRLMPSSLEVLHRRGIPEVIAGLPTLRLEVPFLNGWDYRLKRMMDFVGAFLGLIVLSPLFLGVAIALKLTAPGPVFFCQERMGLHGKVFQMWKFRTMVVNAAALQKDLEHQNESGDGVMFKLKQDPRITAIGRFLRRTSIDELPQLLNVLLGQMSLVGPRPLPLRDVERFDPWHHTRHQVLPGITGLWQISGRSEIDAFNDAARLDLYYIDNWSLNLDLEILLETCKIVLFGKGAY
- a CDS encoding WecB/TagA/CpsF family glycosyltransferase — encoded protein: MSPIPSRFILGTRIDATRYEDACDRIQSWAATKTSCYVVAANVHVVMTAYWNRAFQNLVNGAALVTPDGMPLVWGLRRLGIKDQPRVYGPDLMLAWCERAADAGIPIYLYGGTKATLEALQQNLKQWFPTLAIVGSHSPPFRPLTPQEETQDIERIHRSGATVVLVGLGCPKQEEWMARQQGNLQAVMIGVGAAFSFHSGEVSQAPRWMMARGLEWLYRFAMEPRRLWQRYLINNPAFVVLFGMQLLRERGRGKG
- a CDS encoding GNAT family N-acetyltransferase, with translation MQIEPYKPCHLDAVICLSLRAWTPVFDSIQKAMNADVYRAFYPKDWRVNQQKAIEDVCAAEDTQVWVAIDSGLAVGFVAVKLHPEDSMGEIYMVAVDPDFQGQGIGSALVEFALDRMKNAGMAIAMVETGGDPGHAPARYTYEKAGFELFPVARYFKKL
- a CDS encoding two-partner secretion domain-containing protein, whose translation is MRWVIRIAQIAGSILWVSLPVNVSTQAQQIVPDTTLGNESSVLRTNVNVNGSLSDRIDGGARRGSNLFHSFSEFGVREGQRVYFNNPAGVINILGRVTGSNLSNILGTLGVTGGTANLFLINPNGILFGQNARLDVGGSFVASTARSLTFADGTQFVAAPAQSQPLLTISTPIGLQFGTAPQAISVIGLDGLLSNLTGLGLRVPNGKTLALIGGNVTLEGGLLTAPGGHVELGGLAGAGTVGLSDSNGSLRLRFPPNVEWANVSLTSSVNRFPDEGGPVRIGGNNSGDNISINANVLLLNGGTFNSTSNTGNSGNIEVNATSVYLRNKAEIDSSNSGGAEAGTVNIQARENVFIEGESTLSSRTDGQGNGGNIRIEAGSLSIASGGRLTSSTTGSGNAGKISLIVRDATTIVNSSINSSAGVSLGGAFGDAGDIEIQTGTLSMTDGAGFFTANTGEKRAGNITINARDSVSLNKSYIFNPNPNNGVSGSININAKSFSSVDSALIVATFGSSDAGSISINTSESVIVSSVNPDLNQLAGIRLTTPGIYTSTTAGGKAGNLTIKTGVLQVRGGARLSASTSGPGEGGALTINAASMELNGTSANGQSPSGLFTETLGAGPAGNMILTVDQLNIQNGAQISASTSGTGRPGDISIRNANSVNLSNGSISTAVNQRAVVNSAEGRGNIEIQTRNLALDGDRAQITASTFGQGDAGNIRVQANSVALNNGASISTAVNQGAIGQGGNINIQTGDIALSNGAQITARTEGQGTAGNITITANTFDATRGGQLRTSTASGSNAGNITLNLRDRLDLSGANTGLFADTEQGSTGEGGSIFIDPRTVMIRDGARIAVNSEGFGRGGDIYLQAGRLTLDNQAKISAETASNQGGNITPATTRPPVAPRS